The sequence atgtgtcactctctagtTCAATCATCAGGTTTTATGAGCCCCTACaattacatcaatcaatggacAAGATCCACTACTGGGATAACTAAAATGTTTTTTTACTGGAATCCCTAATATTTTTGTTAATCTATTGTTTTGACTGTTGCAACCTGGGCTCGAACAACAACTTTCACCAGGCCCATTAAGAATTATAAGGGTTCATAAGGCACTAAGGCAGCAAGGACTCAAGACTTCAAGTCGaggtagaaactagaaaggccTGATAGAAGAGGCCCAATTTGAAGAAGAGATAAGCCCAAATAGAGGGTTCATAAATACAaataaacactttttttttccttaccttttgaaaaccaaaactaaaaactaaaaataagaGTGATACCAAACAACACCTTAATTAGgttggaaaaataaaaataatttcgtAGTAACAACAACAGTAAATCATTTTAGGAATCGTATTTAACACACATTTTGGTAATCTATCACATCTTAATGACTTTAAGTGACGGAGACGAAAATAACAAAAGAgatcaaaccaacgtttgatgAAATAAAAAGGAACTAGAATGTTATGTTGCTTTATCAGTAGGTGTGCTAGCTTATGGGTTGCATTTTGGACTGCCTGGGTCAGTTGGCGTTTTTGGGTTACATTCTCTGGATGGAGTTTGGCTACATTCTCTTCATGGACTTTGGGCCAGGTTATGAGTGGGGTTTTGATTTCCTACCTTATGGGCTGTTTTGATTCTTGGACAGAACGGAGCTGTAAGTTGTTGGGTCGCGGATGGGGTTATGTGGGTCTTCAGTGGAGGTTATTGGTCTTTTCTTTAGGGCTTGTTTGGTTGGGCTGGGTTTTGCTTTCGGGGTTCCACCGTCTAGATTGACTTGTGAGTTGATTAGGTGAGGGTTTTTCTatgcctagtttggtaaagcatATTGACAATAACATATGTGTTATCAAATATGGTGGTCGTAGAAATATTGGACAATTTTAATAGTAAATATGTTATCTGAATGTGTTTGGTTCAACTGAATGGttgatagtgtttggttcaatttttacTTATAATATTATGTGACAAATTACTTATCGAGGTATTATGCGTTTAACTTTTAAGCAaataaatgttttatttaaaatacaaataatatgcaaaataaagaaaaataataaacattAACAATATTCCAATCTTACATATCTTAAGAATTaagattaatttatttatttttattaataaatttatttataaattaataacttATTACCatttgttttaaatttattttaaaattaatggaAGCTTATTCTCCTGTACTGATAAATGCAAATCTCCTCGCGAATCTCATCGCCGTCATCGACTCATCGGCTGTGGTGGACCAATCTCATAGCCGTCATTGGCGGCAAGGCCGCATGCGGCGGTGCACGTCACAGGAGGATATGAAAAGAGCTAGGTCAAAGTTATGGTTTTTCCGTCGAGAAGTGATGGTTAAAAGAATGGATACAGTGGAGGATTTGGTTGTGGTTTTCGAGATTTGTCCGTCGTTGCGATTAGTTGCCTTTGAAGCCGATCTATTGGGTGATCGTCAATCCAGTTGGGCCgggaaagaagagaaagagggaggtgaagagagagaagaagagaaagaaggaggaggagatgtcgtgaaagaagaggaagagagtggTGAAGAGAGAATGACTTTTTTATTGGAAATATGGGGATAACACCAAAATAATGGGGACAATATGGGAATGAAAACCAAAATACTATTTTCTCCCATTTCTCATAAATGATTGGGTTTATCTTTATGGGCGAACGCTGCATATGAACCCTCATTTAGGTTTATCTCTTCTTCAAATTGGGCCTCTTTTATCAGGTCATTTCTAACTTCACTTGAACCATAGCTGCCTTATAATTCTTCACAGGCCTGGTAAACCGGCCTAACCAAAATgttgtttttaaaaaactattattttgttttaactGGGTTGGCCCGCTTCGATCGGACCAACATGATTCGAGTCGGACGACCGGCTGTATTTCAATGAATCGGTCGGGTCTTCAACATGTATAAAGTgagtttttatcaaatttaatgaaaaaaaaagcaagaaaaaatttTGTATggcatttattttttaatttagttttataattttatttttttgccaagtcataattaaaattttatttttatttttattttttaaaaaatatgcatCATCACTAGCGGATTAGATTAAAATTGTCCCGTGGAGATCCGACAATGCCACGTGACATTCCAACTACCACATGTCACTTTCCGGTGAACGGGTGACTTGCCAtgagtaaaaataaataaataaacagtgCGTGAGCaagttgagaaattttaaaactttgtAACTGAGTTAATTACTAtatctttttttccttattatCATTAAGGTTTAGAGcttcaatgaattatataatattcaaatattctattattttatttaaagtagggtattataattaaattattaaatttaataataaacacATTCTAGAGGCAATAAGTACGTATTCTAATTATTTACTTTTGAGTATATGTGAATATTTCTAAAGGCAATTAAACGTTCGGTTGggtttaaaatttttctaacCCTTTATCATCTCTTCAATTCCCCTCAAAATcctcaatccaaatacactctaAATGTTTGGTTGGGTTTAACATTTTTCTAACCATTTCTCATCTCTTCTCTTCcactcaaatctctcaatccaaacacactcttagtatTAGGTTGGGTTGGGTGtggttttaaaaattttctaaccccagttttctttgttttcttctaagGCAGTTGATGACAGAAGATGTTGAATTTCTTGTTAAATTCAGCTGCCTCACTATATATGACACTAATCTCAAAGTAATATTACAAAACATTAATTTTAAATGCTTAACTATATAATTTCTTATTGCATTCATAATCCATTCTATACTTTAACTCAGAACAATGTATCGGTTGTCATTATTGTTAGGGTTAATGCTTTGGGTTAGGTGATGTTGTCAGTTCCAACTTCTAAGTGTAATATTCTTTTCCCTGTTTTAATTTTAGTGATTTGATGACTCAAATTTCAAGGCACTTCAGCAAAAAAAGACAGAGCTATGATACCTAGGAAACCATGTTGTAGGAGAGGTTGTCATTATTTTACGAGGATGACAAGCACAAAAGATAAGATAACGAACAACCCTTCAGTAGAAGTGGATAAATTTTAAAGTATATACTCGGAGAGGTTGTCATTATTTTATAAGGATTACAAGCACAAAAGATAAGATAGTGAACAACCCCTCAGCCGATGTgattaaattttaaaacataCACTCGTTGGTGGTATTCAAGTTCGAATATTTCATCCTGCTTATttgccaaaaaaataaataaaaaaagaacgaAAGAGAACATAATGTAGTATATACGTTTATTTTAGTTGTCATTTGATTAAATAACATAAGCACAAGAGAGTTAAAACCGCTAAACTTTCCGATTACTTCAGTAGTTTAAATGACAATATCTAGGCTGTATAAATTATACAACCATCCTTAATGTTTTTTACATGTATATTGTATTGTGTAAGAAATTGTAGGAGATAATAACTtctcccctatatatatgcatacgaAAATAACACAAATTACGAAACGTATTTTTCTGTCCTCCTACTACCTTCCATTTACTTCAAAGATGCATCACTTGATTTTCATATTGAGTCTCCTTTTGCTCAATACGTTTTTTTTCCATCCAACAAAAGCGAAAACGAAATCTTTTAGCTTCGATCTCATTCATCATGATTCAAAACTATCTCCGTTTTATGACCAATCTAAAACCGAATTAGAGCGTTCCAAAGAAGCTTTTATCCGTTCGCTCAATCGCCTCAATCGTTTCAATTCGTCTATGTTAAGGGATGCAAAATATGTAGAGTCCGATTTAACTATCGGGGACTATCTCATGAATATTTATATAGGTACGCCAAAGGAACGACATGTTAAACCAAAATAAAAACTTGTTGTCCCAAGCATGTCAAGTGGCCTTACCTGGATACGATGTGGCTCTTGTTCTTCCAACTGTGAGAGTCAACATCGATCACTTTATGATCCAAAATTGTCAGAAACCTATGTTGATATTCTGTTTGGCTCACAAGTGTGCAAAGATCTACAAGGCACTCAGCGTGAGAAATCAAATGTGTGCCAATATAAGTATCGTTATGGATACAAGAAAGTCTCTTCAGGATTGTTGGGCATTGAGAGCTTCTACTTGCAATCTCATGATAGAAGAGAAAAAATCTTCTCTAATATAGTGTTTGGATGCGATGAACTACATGAAGGGGATTTTAAAGATGGTGTTCAAGGTGTTGCTGGTCTTGGACAAGGGTCATTTTCATTGGTTTCTCAACTCGGAAAAAAAGTTGGTGAGAAATTCTCCTACTGCTTGGTTCATAAGTCATCTCTTCGTCGTAGTAAGATTAAATTTGGATCGGACTTACAACTCTACAACAAAGACCAGAAAGAATATACAGTTAAATTTGACTACTCTCCTCCTAATCCCAGCTACCACCTCAACCTTAAAGCCATTAGCATTAACggtgaaaaaataaatacaccaaataaaaaacataatatgATAGTCGATATTCAACCATCCTTGACATCGCTGGCTTCACATATTTACAACGAATTCATTGCCAAGTTTACAGAACCACTTGGCAACATAACCTCAATCCAGTATTCGGAATACGGCACTTGCTTCCTCAAAAGTGAACCCGTCGAGCTCAAGAGTCCCATAGTTGTGTTTCATTTTTCTCACCCATTCCTATCCAATGGAGACTTTCATGTGAATCCTACAACAATGTTTCAGAAAATCGATGACTACAAGTGTTTGACAATAGTCCCAGTAAGAGAAGGAGTTTCTGTTTTGGGGAACAAGGCACAAGTAGACCGTCAGATGATATTTGACCTGTCAAGCAAATCCATCACTTTTGCTCcacttgattgcttcaaagCTGCATATTAATGGGTTTTGGTTCTCTTTTCTAAATACATACTATGAATAACATGAGGTACTAGTATATAATACATGCCTCTTTCTTCATCTAATTCCCGTGATTAATAAGATAAATAAGTTTAATTTCTGGTTCCTCTATTACCTAAAGTTGTCGGTGATATAGCCTTTTAATACTAGCTAGCATGTGTCTCAATGCATTTTTAGTGATCATATCAAGAGTTGTTTCAATAGGTTTTTGTAAGGGACATTCATCATATTAATAGATTGTTTTGATTGTTGCAACCTGGGCTCGAACAACAATTTTCACCAGGCCCATTAAGAATTATAAGTGTTCATAAGGCATTAAGGCGGCAATGGCTCAAGACTTCAAGTCAAGGTAGAACCTAGAAAAGCCTGATAGAAGAGGCCCAATTTGAAGAAGAGATCGATAAGCCCAAATAGAGGGTTcataaatacaaacaaacactatttttttttctactttttgaaaaccaaaactaaAAGCTAAAATAAGAGTGATACCAAACAACACCTTAGTTAAgttggaaaaataaaaataatttcgtAGTAACAACAGTAGTAAATCATTTTTAGGAATCGTATTTAACTCACCTTTTAGTAATCTATAACATCTTAATGACTGTAAGTGACGCAGATGAAAATAACAACTAATGGCACATGTACGTTGtgtcaaaaatgaaaaaatgaaaaaatgaaaaattatacTTAACTGTTAAATCCGCATTTTTAATGGGCATTTGACAGAAGGGTTAACATGTACCATTCTGGTAAGTCGAAGGGCTtgtttaaccaaaaaaaaaaagttcaagagCTTAATTGACCCAAAATATAAAGTACAGGGGTTAAATCCGTACTTAACCCTttacattttatcatttttttccaTTTGTTGTATGAcatgtgtttttttaatttagttttataattttatttttttgccatgtcataattaaaattttcttcttctttttatttttttaaaaaatacacgTCTTTAGTAGCAGTCTAGGTTAAAATTGTCAAGTGGAGCTCCGGCAATGCCACGTGACACTCCGACTGCCACCATGTCACTTTCTGGTAAATGGGTGACCTATTATAAGAAAAAACCGAATGAGTGagtgagttgagaaattttaaaatttggtgGTTGAGTTGAAAAGCACTATCTTTCGATGCCCAAATTGACTATTTTCTCCCATTTCTCATAAATGATTGGGTTTATCTTTATGGGCCAACGCTGCATATGAACCCCCATTTGGGTTTATCTCTTCTTCAAATTGGGCCTCTTTTATCAGCTCGTTTCTAACTTCACTTGAACCATTGCTGCCTTATAATTCTTCACATGCCTGGTAAACCGGCCTAACCAAAatgttgtttttaaaaaaaagttattttgttTTAACCGGGTTGTCCCGCTTAGATCGGACCAACTTGATTTGAGTCGGACGACCGGCTGTATTTCAGTGAACCGGTTGGGTCTTAAACATGTATAAAGTgagtttttatcaaatttaatgaaaaaaaaagcaagaaaaaattttatatggcatttgttttttaatttagctttataattttattttttgccatgtcataataaaattttatttttattttttaaaaaatatgcatCATCACTAGCGGATTAGATTAAAATTGTCACGTGGAGAT is a genomic window of Tripterygium wilfordii isolate XIE 37 chromosome 16, ASM1340144v1, whole genome shotgun sequence containing:
- the LOC119980664 gene encoding probable aspartic protease At2g35615, with amino-acid sequence MSSGLTWIRCGSCSSNCESQHRSLYDPKLSETYVDILFGSQVCKDLQGTQREKSNVCQYKYRYGYKKVSSGLLGIESFYLQSHDRREKIFSNIVFGCDELHEGDFKDGVQGVAGLGQGSFSLVSQLGKKVGEKFSYCLVHKSSLRRSKIKFGSDLQLYNKDQKEYTVKFDYSPPNPSYHLNLKAISINGEKINTPNKKHNMIVDIQPSLTSLASHIYNEFIAKFTEPLGNITSIQYSEYGTCFLKSEPVELKSPIVVFHFSHPFLSNGDFHVNPTTMFQKIDDYKCLTIVPVREGVSVLGNKAQVDRQMIFDLSSKSITFAPLDCFKAAY